The following proteins are encoded in a genomic region of Musa acuminata AAA Group cultivar baxijiao chromosome BXJ2-11, Cavendish_Baxijiao_AAA, whole genome shotgun sequence:
- the LOC103970397 gene encoding PLAT domain-containing protein 3 codes for MYLTLTPQWWVASDRKMGRRCLIGHCVLLLLILAIVPFVASEEEDECVYTVYVRTGSVFKGGTDATIGLTLGDAAGREVAVADLVAWGGLMGPDHDYYERGALDAFSGRGPCGLATPLCRLNLTSDGAGAHHGWYCEYVEVTATGPHTLCSQTLFYVRQWLATDAPPYRLYATVDGCAQPEAAPISDHRRLVVGSQTDSSSSSSS; via the exons ATGTACTTAACCCTGACGCCACAATGGTGGGTTGCAAGCGATAGAAAGATGGGTCGACGATGCTTGATCGGACACTgcgtgcttctcctcctcatcctcgCCATAGTCCCGTTCGTCGCCTCCGAG GAGGAGGATGAGTGCGTGTACACGGTGTACGTGCGGACGGGGTCGGTGTTCAAGGGGGGGACGGACGCCACCATCGGGCTGACGCTGGGGGACGCGGCGGGGCGGGAGGTGGCGGTGGCGGACCTGGTGGCGTGGGGCGGCCTCATGGGCCCCGACCACGACTACTACGAGCGAGGCGCCCTCGACGCCTTCAGCGGCCGCGGGCCCTGCGGCCTGGCCACGCCGCTCTGCCGCCTCAACCTCACCTCCGACGGCGCCGGCGCCCACCACGGCTGGTACTGCGAGTACGTGGAGGTCACCGCCACTGGGCCCCACACCCTCTGCTCCCAGACCCTCTTCTACGTCCGCCAGTGGCTCGCCACCGACGCCCCGCCCTACCGCCTCTACGCCACCGTCGACGGCTGCGCCCAGCCCGAGGCCGCCCCCATCTCGGATCACCGCCGCCTCGTCGTCGGCTCCCAaaccgactcttcttcctcctcctcctcctaa
- the LOC135627774 gene encoding autophagy-related protein 3-like — protein MVLTQRLHEAFKGTVERITGPRTVSAFKEKGVLSVSEFVLAGDNLVAKCPTWSWEAGETSKRKSYLPDDKQYLITRNVPCLRRASSMEEEYDAAGGEFLLGNDDDDDDGDGWLATHGMPKETKSSEVEGLPSMESLEISKGAAIRSIPAYFGGEEEEDIPDMEDYEDPENLIETDTATLKSTYFVANEPEDDNILRTRTYDVSITYDKYYQTPRVWLTGYDESRMPLQPELVFEDVSQDHARKTVTSEDHPHLPGKHASVHPCRHGAVMKKIIDVLISRGVEPEVDKYLFLFLKFIASVVPTIEYDYTMDFDLGSSSH, from the exons ATGGTGCTGACGCAGAGGCTGCACGAGGCTTTCAAGGGGACGGTGGAGCGGATCACGGGGCCCCGCACCGTCTCCGCCTTCAAGGAGAAGGGCGTCCTCAGCGTCTCCGAGTTCGTCCTCGCCGGCGACAACCTCGTTGCCAAATGCCCCACCTGGTCTTG GGAGGCAGGCGAGACGAGCAAGAGGAAATCATACTTGCCCGATGACAAGCAATATCTGATAACGAGGAATG TGCCTTGTCTAAGGAGGGCTagttcgatggaagaggaatacgATGCCGCAGGAGGGGAATTTCTTCTTGgtaacgatgatgatgatgatgacggtgATGGCTGGTTGGCCACTCACGGAATGCCAAAAG AGACCAAGAGTTCTGAGGTGGAAGGATTGCCTTCCATGGAGTCTCTGGAGATAAGCAAAGGTGCGGCTATCAGGTCTATCCCTGCTTATTTTGGtggtgaggaggaggaagacataCCTGATATGGAGGATTATGAAGATCCTGAAAACCTCATTGAAACAGATACG GCCACCCTTAAGTCAACATATTTTGTTGCCAATGAACCTGAGGATGACAACATTCTTCGGACCCGAACATATGATGTTAGCATTAC GTATGACAAGTATTATCAAACTCCTCGTGTATGGCTTACTGGATATGATGAG TCAAGGATGCCTCTGCAGCCAGAACTGGTATTTGAAGATGTTAGCCAGGATCATGCACGGAAAACG GTGACAAGTGAagatcatcctcacttgcccgggAAGCATGCATCTGTACATCCATGTCGTCATGGTGCTGTGATgaaaaagatcattgatgttctaATATCACGTGGTGTTGAACCAGAAGTCGATAA ATACCTGTTCTTGTTCTTGAAGTTCATCGCCTCGGTGGTTCCTACTATCGAGTATGACTATACAATGGACTTCGATCTTGGCAGTTCCAGTCATTGA